From a region of the Lactuca sativa cultivar Salinas chromosome 4, Lsat_Salinas_v11, whole genome shotgun sequence genome:
- the LOC111882019 gene encoding auxin transporter-like protein 2 produces MVPNKQAEGAIVPGEMKGSNEQEQGEGQVGVDQSVSAVKNFLWHGGSAYNGRFSCVSNQESSFKSFMDSLVLEAGLLFSVLYVQYRARKETENVSFRNHVIQMIPHGRMYPYPMVATFLVDSCGESPYTMVTVHRLLYQ; encoded by the exons ATGGTTCCTAATAAGCAAGCTGAAGGAGCAATAGTTCCCGGGGAAATGAAGGGTTCAAATGAGCAAGAACAAGGAGAGGGGCAGGTAGGGGTAGATCAGTCAGTGTCTGCCGTCAAGAACTTTCTTTGGCATGGTGGTTCTGCTTATAATGGTCGGTTCAGTTGTGTTTCAAACCAG GAGTCATCTTTCAAGTCTTTTATGGACTCCTTGGTCTTGGAAGCTGGACTGCTCTTCAGTGTTCTCTATGTCCAGTATAGAGCCAGAAAGGAGACAGAGAATGTCAGCTTCAGGAACCATGTTATTCAG ATGATCCCACATGGGAGGATGTACCCTTACCCAATGGTTGCAACGTTCCTGGTGGATTCATGTGGCGAATCACCTTACACCATGGTGACTGTGCATCGATTATTATATCAATAA